The DNA window TGATTTGAAAATTGATAAAAAAATTCAACCACAAGAATCGTGGGCTTACCTTCTCAAGGATAAAATACTCTTGCCCTATAGTAGAAAGCTAAAATAGTTTATATTCGGATGTGGTAAAATGGCAGTATGGCAATTAAAAATGTTTATGATTAAAGATTCTGCAAAAGTATTAGATGTCTCGGAGTTCATTGAAGTATTGAACAGTCAATTGCGCACACTCCAAGCTAAAGTCCACGGTGAAGTCACTCAGGTAAAAGTGTGGAGTTCAGGTCATGTATATTTCACTATAAAAGACATGAATAATGGGGATGTGTTGAATTGTGTCATGTGGAAATCGAGATACAATTTAGCAAGCATCGAAATTGAAAATGGACTTGAACTTATACTACAGGGGCGCCCAAATGTTTATGGACCAAATGGCAGTCTTTCTTTTATTGCAGACAAGATTGAACTTGTTGGTGAAGGTGCCTTGATGAAAGCTTATCTGAAACTCAAAGAAAAACTTACTAAAGAAGGTCTTTTTGATAATATCAACAAACGAGCTTTACCAGAATTTCCGGTTAAAATTGGTGTTATAACATCTTCACAAGGAGCAGTTATCCATGACTTTACTAATAACTTGAAGCAAATTGGATTTCAGGTCAAACTACTACACTCTCCTGTAGAAGGGCAAGAATCTGGTCCTGATTTATGCTTAGCAGTTCGGCAGATGCGGAATGTTGATATTGATGTGTTAGTCCTTATTCGAGGTGGTGGCTCGGTTCAGTCTCTTGCAGGTTTTGATAACGAGGCTTTGGTTCGTGAAATTGCTCGTTTTCCTGTTCCAGTTATTGCAGGTGTTGGCCACCATGAAGATATACCACTAGCCGCATTAGCAGCTGACTTAGAAACTTCGACACCTTCTTTAGCTGCTAAAACCCTCAATGAAACTTGGGATCGTGCAGAGTTGGATTTTTTCAATTTCAAACAGCGTATATTGAATGGTTTTGAAAGAGCTGTTAGTATTCATGAGCGAGAAATGCAATCCAGGTCGAGTAGCATCCTTTCAAGTTTTCGTGGGATTCTTCGTCACTTC is part of the Chitinophagales bacterium genome and encodes:
- the xseA gene encoding exodeoxyribonuclease VII large subunit; translated protein: MIKDSAKVLDVSEFIEVLNSQLRTLQAKVHGEVTQVKVWSSGHVYFTIKDMNNGDVLNCVMWKSRYNLASIEIENGLELILQGRPNVYGPNGSLSFIADKIELVGEGALMKAYLKLKEKLTKEGLFDNINKRALPEFPVKIGVITSSQGAVIHDFTNNLKQIGFQVKLLHSPVEGQESGPDLCLAVRQMRNVDIDVLVLIRGGGSVQSLAGFDNEALVREIARFPVPVIAGVGHHEDIPLAALAADLETSTPSLAAKTLNETWDRAELDFFNFKQRILNGFERAVSIHEREMQSRSSSILSSFRGILRHFEDIQESIPKLINKFSQHLFVINSQIKLSRKNIIKNFENLLTLYQDKLTSLPNKRIIPNFNGQIQFAESRLRSTKRIIQSNNPERLLKLGYGIAYHKDAIVKSVSQVEKDEKVTLKLFDGNIDTIIKNITNKHHDKEKNN